The following proteins are encoded in a genomic region of Bacillus marinisedimentorum:
- a CDS encoding DUF4236 domain-containing protein: MGLGFRKSINLGGGVKVNVGKRGVGVSAGTKGARVSVGSRGARGRVSVPGTGIYYDQKLGASKKSSRRSSSGGSYQSYKTVEQQRQKELEQAKELEKVKKQLEVFEEKIEYFTSIHKDCTETFDWVTIVKTPPFEYGKSGPNEEEAIKYLESYKPTFRDKFFKRIEARRKLLEHEVILAKEEDDKMYTNWQDLKTLGEDVLSGKPESFQKVIDDLAPFDDIKDLGSEFDFKFIGDQAVFNLYVHSEDVIPAEELSLTKTGKLSRKKMTKTKFYELYQDYVSSCVLRIARELFALLPLKNVYINAIGEQFDSSVGSEVEGVVLSVLIDRETLNTLDFDRIDCSDSLENFQHNMKFRKTKGFAFVDKMEVG; encoded by the coding sequence ATGGGACTTGGATTCCGCAAAAGCATCAACTTAGGTGGCGGTGTCAAAGTTAACGTTGGTAAACGTGGGGTTGGTGTCAGTGCCGGAACTAAAGGAGCAAGAGTAAGCGTAGGCTCAAGAGGCGCACGGGGAAGAGTATCAGTTCCTGGAACTGGAATCTATTATGACCAGAAGTTGGGTGCTTCTAAAAAGTCATCAAGACGGTCTAGTAGCGGAGGAAGCTATCAAAGTTACAAGACAGTGGAACAACAAAGGCAAAAAGAATTAGAGCAGGCTAAGGAACTTGAAAAAGTCAAAAAACAACTAGAAGTATTCGAAGAAAAAATAGAATATTTCACTTCTATTCACAAGGATTGCACCGAAACTTTTGACTGGGTGACTATTGTTAAGACCCCACCTTTTGAATACGGAAAATCAGGACCAAATGAAGAAGAAGCAATCAAATACTTGGAAAGTTATAAACCCACTTTCCGAGATAAATTCTTTAAACGTATTGAAGCAAGAAGGAAACTTTTAGAGCATGAAGTAATATTGGCAAAAGAAGAAGATGATAAAATGTATACCAATTGGCAAGACCTTAAAACGCTTGGAGAAGATGTCTTATCTGGAAAGCCAGAAAGTTTTCAAAAGGTTATTGATGACCTTGCTCCATTTGATGATATCAAAGATTTAGGAAGTGAATTTGATTTTAAGTTTATTGGCGATCAAGCAGTCTTCAACCTATATGTTCATTCGGAAGATGTTATTCCTGCTGAAGAACTCTCCTTAACCAAAACAGGCAAACTATCTAGAAAGAAAATGACTAAAACTAAGTTCTATGAACTTTATCAAGATTATGTTTCTAGCTGTGTGTTAAGAATAGCGAGAGAGTTGTTTGCACTGCTTCCATTAAAAAATGTGTATATAAATGCGATTGGAGAGCAATTTGACTCTTCTGTTGGTTCAGAGGTTGAAGGTGTAGTACTATCTGTTTTAATAGATAGAGAAACCCTAAACACACTTGATTTTGACCGAATAGATTGTTCAGATTCGCTTGAGAATTTTCAACACAATATGAAGTTCAGAAAAACCAAGGGCTTTGCATTTGTTGATAAAATGGAGGTGGGATAA
- a CDS encoding thermonuclease family protein, producing MLQLLLGLLLVILAIALLMFVIQNFIGFIGIGIVIWAIYEWSVNRKLGAKSKKPLALILSGALVALLWFGLSTPTETVDKAEEKVAGESIEKVNTESKEENKKDETEKNSTEDINTEKQEEPKSEKEKNTPDKTDSKNDEVESKEEDSNLVPATVTRIIDGDTIEVSMNGEREEVRLLLVDTPETKHPNKPVEPFGPEASAYAEEVLLGKDVKLQIGIEERDKYNRLLAYIWVGDKTFQEMLLGNGLATTAYLYNDLTLLDQFHAAQDKARNKGIGVWSIDGYAHVDHDHGYHYEEPKKEVAKKPESKPVPKQEPAPQPTSSGYSGPFDPTGPDRDCGDFNTQAEAQAFMEASGPSDPHRLDGNDNDGIACESLP from the coding sequence TTGCTGCAGTTGCTCCTTGGTCTATTGTTAGTCATATTGGCTATTGCTTTATTAATGTTTGTTATACAAAATTTCATTGGATTTATTGGGATCGGTATTGTTATATGGGCAATTTATGAATGGTCAGTAAATCGAAAACTAGGCGCAAAATCCAAAAAACCGCTCGCCCTTATTTTATCTGGTGCGCTAGTTGCATTATTATGGTTTGGTTTAAGTACTCCTACTGAAACTGTAGATAAAGCAGAAGAAAAAGTTGCAGGTGAATCAATAGAAAAGGTTAACACAGAAAGTAAGGAAGAAAATAAGAAGGATGAAACCGAAAAAAATTCTACTGAAGATATCAACACTGAAAAACAAGAAGAACCAAAGTCTGAGAAAGAAAAAAATACACCAGATAAAACGGATAGCAAAAATGATGAAGTAGAAAGTAAGGAAGAGGATAGCAATCTTGTTCCAGCGACCGTAACACGCATAATTGACGGAGATACTATTGAGGTTTCAATGAATGGAGAACGAGAAGAAGTAAGGTTATTACTGGTTGATACACCTGAAACAAAACATCCAAATAAGCCTGTTGAACCCTTCGGTCCTGAAGCAAGTGCTTATGCTGAAGAAGTTCTTTTGGGTAAGGATGTAAAGCTTCAAATCGGAATTGAAGAGCGGGATAAGTACAACCGTTTATTAGCTTACATATGGGTAGGAGATAAAACCTTCCAAGAAATGCTTTTGGGAAATGGGCTAGCTACAACTGCGTACCTTTATAACGATTTAACATTGCTAGATCAGTTCCATGCTGCTCAGGATAAGGCAAGAAATAAAGGTATCGGTGTTTGGTCTATAGATGGATATGCACATGTAGACCATGACCATGGATACCATTATGAAGAACCAAAAAAGGAAGTGGCAAAGAAGCCAGAATCAAAACCTGTACCGAAACAAGAGCCAGCTCCTCAACCTACATCTTCTGGCTACAGCGGTCCATTCGATCCTACCGGTCCTGACAGGGACTGTGGAGACTTTAACACTCAAGCTGAAGCACAAGCCTTTATGGAAGCTTCAGGTCCTAGTGACCCTCACAGACTAGACGGTAATGATAATGACGGAATTGCATGTGAGAGTCTACCTTAA